One part of the Flavobacterium johnsoniae UW101 genome encodes these proteins:
- the typA gene encoding translational GTPase TypA, with protein sequence MESIRNIAIIAHVDHGKTTLVDKIMYHCQLFRENENTGDLILDNNDLERERGITITSKNVSVQYKGTKINIIDTPGHADFGGEVERVLNMADGVCLLVDAFEGPMPQTRFVLQKAIDLGLKPCVVINKVDKENCTPEEVHEKVFDLMFELGATEEQLDFPAVYGSAKNNWMSDDWKNQTENIEPLLDMVIANVPAPKVSEGTPQMLITSLDFSSFTGRIAIGRLERGTLKEGMPISLVKRDGKVIKSRIKELHTFEGLGRRKVEEVVAGDICAVVGIEGFEIGDTIADFENPEALQTIAIDEPTMSMLFTINDSPFFGKEGKFVTSRHIRERLTKELEKNLAMKVGETDSADKFMVFGRGVLHLSVLIETMRREGYELQIGQPQVIIKEVDGVKCEPIEELTIDLPENLSGRAVEFVTIRKGEMLSMEGKGERMIIKFNIPSRGIIGLRNQLLTATAGEAIMAHRFIGYEPYKGEIPGRNNGSLISMENGKAIPYSIDKLQDRGKFFVDPNEDIYEGQVIGENTRSDDMTVNVTKTKKLSNVRSSGADDKARIIPAIKFSLEEALEYIQKDEYVEVTPKSLRLRKIYLSETDRKRYKI encoded by the coding sequence ATGGAATCTATTAGAAATATTGCAATTATTGCCCACGTCGATCACGGTAAAACCACTTTGGTTGATAAAATTATGTATCACTGTCAATTATTTCGTGAAAACGAAAATACAGGTGATTTAATTCTTGATAATAACGATTTAGAGCGTGAGAGAGGTATTACTATTACTTCTAAAAACGTTTCTGTTCAGTACAAAGGAACAAAAATCAACATTATCGACACTCCAGGCCACGCGGATTTTGGAGGTGAAGTTGAGCGTGTATTGAACATGGCCGATGGTGTATGTTTGCTGGTAGATGCTTTTGAAGGGCCGATGCCGCAAACGCGTTTCGTATTGCAAAAGGCTATTGACTTAGGTTTAAAACCATGCGTTGTAATTAATAAAGTTGATAAAGAAAACTGTACTCCGGAAGAAGTACACGAAAAAGTTTTTGACTTAATGTTTGAATTAGGTGCTACAGAAGAGCAATTAGATTTCCCAGCTGTTTACGGTTCTGCTAAAAACAACTGGATGTCTGATGACTGGAAAAACCAAACAGAAAACATCGAGCCTTTATTAGACATGGTTATTGCTAATGTTCCTGCTCCTAAAGTTTCTGAAGGTACTCCTCAAATGTTGATTACATCTTTAGATTTCTCTTCTTTTACAGGTCGTATCGCTATCGGACGTCTTGAAAGAGGTACTTTGAAAGAAGGAATGCCAATTTCTTTAGTAAAAAGAGATGGTAAAGTTATCAAATCAAGAATTAAAGAATTACACACTTTCGAAGGTTTAGGCCGTAGAAAAGTTGAAGAAGTTGTTGCTGGAGATATTTGTGCTGTTGTAGGTATTGAAGGTTTCGAAATTGGTGATACTATCGCAGATTTTGAAAATCCGGAAGCTTTACAAACAATTGCTATCGACGAGCCAACAATGAGTATGTTGTTTACAATTAACGATTCTCCTTTCTTTGGTAAAGAAGGTAAATTTGTTACTTCTAGACATATCCGTGAAAGATTAACAAAAGAGCTTGAGAAAAACTTAGCGATGAAAGTTGGAGAAACTGATTCTGCTGATAAATTCATGGTTTTTGGTCGTGGTGTACTTCACTTATCTGTTCTTATCGAAACAATGAGAAGAGAAGGGTACGAGCTTCAAATTGGTCAGCCTCAGGTTATCATCAAAGAAGTTGATGGTGTTAAATGTGAGCCAATTGAGGAATTAACTATCGATTTACCAGAAAACCTTTCAGGTAGAGCGGTTGAATTCGTAACAATCCGTAAAGGTGAAATGCTTTCTATGGAAGGTAAAGGTGAGCGTATGATCATTAAATTTAACATTCCATCTCGTGGAATTATTGGTTTAAGAAATCAATTGCTTACTGCAACTGCTGGTGAGGCTATTATGGCACACCGTTTCATTGGATACGAACCATACAAAGGAGAAATTCCTGGACGTAACAACGGTTCATTAATCTCTATGGAAAACGGAAAAGCAATTCCTTACTCTATCGATAAATTACAAGATCGTGGTAAATTCTTCGTTGATCCAAACGAGGATATCTATGAAGGTCAGGTAATTGGAGAAAATACTCGTAGCGACGATATGACTGTTAACGTTACTAAAACGAAAAAACTATCTAACGTACGTTCTTCTGGAGCAGATGATAAAGCTAGAATTATTCCAGCTATCAAATTCTCTTTAGAAGAAGCTTTAGAGTACATTCAAAAAGATGAGTATGTTGAAGTTACTCCAAAATCTCTTCGTTTAAGAAAGATTTACTTAAGTGAAACTGATAGAAAAAGATATAAAATCTAA
- a CDS encoding metallophosphoesterase, translated as MKLFLDNHFIAKIKNFSLAIITLLFIYSCATHKAQYGKNVSANETENATDTIKIAHTFYLVGDAGNADEEQAQQTLELLHERLKKASKKSTLLFLGDNIYPKGFPADKNAEDKELAETKLKNQLKLAKGYKGKTIFIPGNHDWYSGIKGLESQADFVTKKLDDKKAFLPRKSCAIEDVKIDSITTLVTIDSEWFLEDWDNHPTINDNCEIKTREAFFEELENILNKNQEKTVVLAIHHPLLSNGTHGGQFSLEKQLFPLEKKIPLPVIGSFINLLRKTSGVSPQDIQNKQYTIYAKRIKTLLQKQKNVIVVSGHDHNLQYISKENIQQIISGAGSKSEAARAINENDFSYGGNGYATLTLFKSGDAKVSFYGNENNKEKLLFEKEIIKAKEINWASDIPNKFPSRITTSIYSAKMTDKSLFHKFLFGQHYRKYYSMPIDVKVATVDTLKGGLKPIREGGGHQSVSLRMSDPKGREFVLRGMKKSATVFLQSVAFKDQYVVNDFEDTYTESFLFDFYTTSHPYAPFVIGSMSDKIGVLHTNPILYYVPKQNGLGEFNAGFGDQLYMVEERPADNHLDGKNFGNPSNIIGTDDMMLNLHKDEKYSVDEKEYIKARLFDILIGDWDRHSDQWRWAEFKKDGKVIYRPIPRDRDQAFVKYDGALLSILMNIPALRHMRTFKDRIGNVKWLSREPYPMDLAFLRTSGEKEWVEQAKFIQENLSDSDIENAFKNMPKEVQDETVAEIIRKLKNRKKDLQKYAARYSDVLSRTVMIAGTDKKDKFVLNHNAKKSIEVQVYRVKKDGDELQYSKTLTDAKTKNLWIYGLDDNDVFEVKGDQKSKIKVRLIGGQNNDTYNIENGRKVIVYDFKSKENTYNLDSKTQTQLTDDYDVNLYNYEKPKYNVISGLPNIGFNPDDGVKLGINLNYTVNNFKQNPYTQRHIFNAFYYFATGGLEFNYAAHFPGLLGKWVIDVESLYTTPNFAMNYFGYGNESQYDDDLSMDYNRVRIRKFNASGAIRHVGRYGSEFSIQPIFQRMTVEETSNRFIDTPNIVNPDVFSSQNYGSLKVKYLFKNSDFAAKPTLGMYFMIAGTWTTNLDETKKNFPTLESVLGFTHRIDKNGKLVLATYLKGKAILNNNYEFYQGASLGGDTDLRGFRNERFLGNSYFSQSSDLRLSIGRIRKTIAPFTYGILGGFDYGRVWLDGENSRKWHQDYGGGLWLNAINVLTARISYFKSPDEIGRVIFGAAYSF; from the coding sequence ATGAAATTGTTTTTGGATAATCATTTTATTGCTAAGATTAAAAACTTTTCATTAGCAATTATAACACTGCTTTTCATTTATTCCTGTGCAACGCACAAAGCGCAATATGGAAAAAACGTGAGTGCTAACGAAACTGAAAACGCAACAGATACTATAAAAATTGCCCATACTTTTTATCTTGTTGGAGATGCCGGAAATGCTGACGAAGAACAGGCGCAGCAAACATTAGAATTACTGCATGAAAGGCTTAAAAAAGCCAGTAAAAAATCGACTCTGCTTTTTTTAGGCGATAATATTTATCCAAAAGGTTTTCCGGCTGATAAAAATGCTGAAGATAAAGAACTTGCAGAAACCAAACTCAAAAATCAGTTAAAACTGGCTAAAGGATATAAAGGCAAAACCATTTTTATTCCCGGAAATCATGATTGGTACAGCGGTATTAAGGGGCTCGAAAGTCAGGCCGATTTTGTGACAAAAAAACTAGATGACAAAAAAGCATTTCTGCCAAGAAAATCCTGTGCGATTGAAGATGTCAAAATTGATAGCATTACAACGTTAGTAACCATTGACAGTGAATGGTTTCTGGAAGATTGGGATAATCACCCCACTATCAACGACAATTGCGAGATAAAAACCAGAGAAGCTTTTTTTGAGGAACTTGAAAATATCTTAAATAAAAATCAGGAAAAAACAGTTGTTCTTGCCATTCACCATCCTTTGCTGAGCAACGGAACGCATGGCGGACAATTCTCGTTAGAGAAGCAATTATTTCCGTTAGAGAAAAAAATTCCGCTTCCTGTAATTGGTTCTTTCATCAATTTACTGAGAAAAACTTCTGGAGTGAGTCCTCAGGATATTCAAAACAAACAATATACTATTTATGCCAAGCGAATTAAAACGCTTTTGCAGAAACAGAAAAATGTAATTGTAGTTTCGGGTCACGATCACAATTTACAATATATCAGCAAAGAAAATATTCAGCAGATTATCAGCGGAGCCGGTTCAAAATCTGAAGCAGCGAGAGCTATCAACGAAAATGATTTTTCGTATGGCGGTAATGGTTACGCGACTTTAACTTTATTTAAAAGCGGCGATGCTAAAGTTTCTTTTTATGGAAATGAAAATAATAAAGAGAAACTGCTTTTTGAAAAAGAAATTATAAAAGCCAAAGAAATCAATTGGGCTTCGGATATTCCGAATAAGTTTCCTTCAAGAATTACCACTTCTATCTATTCAGCTAAAATGACCGATAAAAGTTTGTTTCATAAATTCCTGTTCGGACAGCATTACAGAAAATACTACAGTATGCCAATTGATGTAAAAGTAGCCACTGTAGATACTTTAAAAGGCGGACTGAAACCTATTCGCGAAGGCGGCGGACATCAATCTGTTTCTTTAAGAATGTCTGATCCAAAAGGACGTGAATTCGTATTGCGAGGAATGAAAAAAAGTGCAACGGTATTTTTACAATCTGTTGCTTTTAAAGATCAATATGTGGTAAATGATTTTGAAGATACTTATACAGAAAGTTTCCTGTTTGATTTTTATACAACTTCGCATCCATACGCTCCGTTTGTAATTGGCAGTATGTCTGATAAAATTGGTGTTTTGCATACTAATCCAATTTTATATTATGTACCAAAACAAAATGGTTTAGGAGAATTTAATGCCGGATTTGGAGACCAGCTTTATATGGTTGAAGAAAGGCCGGCTGATAACCATTTAGACGGCAAAAACTTTGGAAATCCAAGTAATATAATTGGTACTGATGATATGATGCTGAACCTGCATAAAGATGAAAAATACAGCGTTGATGAAAAGGAATATATAAAAGCACGTTTGTTTGATATATTAATTGGCGACTGGGACAGACACAGTGACCAATGGCGCTGGGCAGAATTTAAAAAAGACGGCAAAGTTATTTACAGACCAATTCCGCGTGACAGAGATCAGGCCTTTGTAAAATATGATGGTGCTTTGCTTTCTATTTTAATGAATATTCCGGCACTTCGCCACATGAGAACTTTTAAAGACCGTATTGGCAATGTGAAATGGCTGAGCAGAGAACCATATCCAATGGATTTGGCTTTTTTAAGAACATCAGGCGAAAAAGAATGGGTTGAACAGGCTAAATTTATTCAGGAAAATTTATCTGACAGCGACATCGAAAATGCTTTTAAAAATATGCCTAAAGAAGTTCAGGATGAAACGGTTGCTGAAATTATCCGAAAACTAAAAAACAGGAAAAAAGATCTTCAAAAATACGCTGCCCGATATTCTGATGTTTTAAGCAGAACTGTTATGATTGCCGGAACTGATAAAAAAGACAAATTTGTTTTGAACCATAATGCTAAAAAAAGTATTGAAGTTCAGGTTTACAGAGTTAAAAAAGACGGCGATGAGTTGCAATACTCTAAAACTCTTACTGATGCTAAAACCAAAAACTTATGGATTTATGGTTTAGATGATAATGATGTTTTTGAAGTAAAAGGCGATCAAAAATCAAAAATTAAAGTTCGTTTAATAGGCGGTCAGAATAATGACACTTACAATATTGAAAACGGAAGAAAGGTTATTGTTTACGATTTTAAATCAAAAGAAAACACTTATAACCTAGATTCTAAAACGCAGACACAGCTGACAGACGATTACGATGTTAACTTGTATAATTATGAAAAACCGAAATATAACGTAATTTCTGGTCTTCCAAATATTGGATTTAATCCTGATGATGGTGTAAAACTGGGTATTAATCTAAATTATACAGTGAATAATTTCAAACAGAATCCGTATACGCAAAGACATATTTTTAATGCTTTCTATTATTTTGCTACCGGTGGTTTAGAATTTAATTATGCCGCTCATTTCCCAGGTTTGTTAGGAAAATGGGTTATTGATGTTGAATCGCTTTATACTACGCCAAATTTTGCAATGAATTATTTTGGATATGGAAATGAATCTCAATATGATGATGATCTAAGTATGGATTACAACCGTGTACGCATTCGTAAATTTAATGCTTCGGGAGCCATTAGACACGTGGGAAGATACGGAAGTGAATTCAGCATTCAGCCTATTTTTCAGAGAATGACAGTTGAGGAAACGAGTAATAGATTTATTGACACTCCAAATATTGTAAATCCGGATGTTTTCAGCAGTCAGAATTACGGAAGCTTGAAAGTAAAATATCTTTTCAAAAATTCTGATTTTGCTGCCAAACCAACTCTTGGAATGTATTTTATGATTGCCGGAACTTGGACAACTAATTTAGACGAAACCAAGAAAAATTTCCCAACGCTTGAAAGTGTTTTAGGTTTTACACACCGAATTGACAAAAACGGTAAACTGGTTTTAGCAACTTATCTAAAAGGAAAAGCGATTTTAAATAATAACTATGAATTCTACCAAGGTGCTTCTCTGGGAGGAGATACTGATTTACGTGGTTTTAGAAATGAACGTTTTTTAGGAAATTCATATTTTTCTCAAAGTTCTGATTTGCGTTTAAGCATAGGCCGAATCAGAAAAACAATTGCTCCGTTTACTTACGGAATTCTAGGCGGTTTTGATTATGGAAGGGTTTGGCTTGACGGCGAAAATTCAAGAAAATGGCATCAGGATTACGGCGGCGGTCTTTGGTTAAATGCAATTAATGTTTTAACTGCCAGAATCTCATATTTTAAATCTCCTGATGAAATTGGACGAGTTATTTTTGGAGCAGCGTACAGCTTCTAG
- a CDS encoding ABC transporter permease, whose protein sequence is MNRLISIELQKIWMNKASRILTLTYFILLSFIALIASIKFDIGPFKFHLAEMGIFNFPFIWHFNTYVAAILKLFLAIVIVSMMANEYSYGTLKQNLIDGLSKKEFILSKFLTVVLFAFISTVFIFVMSLILGLIFSSYTEIGIIFSDLDYLLAFFVKLTGFFSFCLFLGIFVKRSAFALGFLLVWNIIEAIIRGFLAFKVFPGSDIDKKITQFLPLESMSNLIVNPGPRLSVVKNIGSQMGIDTDIDYSVSYFAILIVLVWTFLFIHFSYKLLKNRDL, encoded by the coding sequence ATGAACAGACTTATCTCTATAGAATTGCAAAAAATCTGGATGAACAAAGCCAGCCGCATCTTAACATTAACGTATTTTATCCTGCTTTCTTTTATCGCTTTAATTGCCTCAATTAAATTTGATATTGGTCCATTCAAATTTCATTTGGCCGAAATGGGAATCTTTAATTTTCCTTTTATATGGCATTTTAATACTTATGTAGCAGCTATCTTAAAATTGTTTCTTGCTATTGTAATTGTTTCTATGATGGCTAACGAATACAGCTATGGAACATTAAAACAAAACCTGATTGATGGTTTAAGTAAAAAAGAATTTATACTGTCAAAATTCCTTACAGTTGTTTTATTTGCATTTATCTCAACTGTTTTCATTTTTGTTATGAGTTTAATATTAGGCTTGATTTTCTCTTCATACACTGAAATTGGTATCATTTTTAGCGATTTAGATTACCTTCTTGCCTTTTTTGTAAAATTAACCGGATTCTTTTCTTTCTGTTTATTCCTCGGAATTTTTGTAAAACGCTCTGCTTTTGCACTAGGTTTTCTTTTAGTCTGGAATATAATCGAAGCCATAATTAGAGGTTTCTTAGCTTTTAAAGTTTTTCCGGGAAGCGATATCGACAAAAAAATTACTCAGTTTCTTCCTTTAGAATCTATGTCAAATTTAATTGTTAATCCAGGTCCAAGATTATCTGTAGTTAAAAATATTGGATCTCAAATGGGAATTGATACTGATATCGATTATAGTGTGAGCTATTTTGCAATTTTAATTGTATTAGTGTGGACTTTTCTGTTCATACACTTTTCATATAAGCTATTAAAAAATCGAGATTTGTAG
- a CDS encoding ABC transporter ATP-binding protein: METILTIQNLSKRYGRIQALKNVSFSIQKGHVYGILGPNGSGKSTTLGIVLNVVNKTSGDYKWFDGNVETHEALKKVGAIIERPNFYPYMTAEENLKLVCKIKSIDYSKIKEKLDLVGLTERKDSKFSTFSLGMKQRLAIASALLNDPEILILDEPTNGLDPQGIHQIRDIIKEIASQGTTILLASHLLDEVEKVCSHVIVLRKGEVLYSGSVDGMSANEGFFEISSNDNAALKSVLEGHQAIAQIKDEDGKVLVYLKSDLSASELNQFLFSKNIVLSHLVKRKNSLEAQFLELTKNTNPKI; the protein is encoded by the coding sequence TTGGAAACCATCCTTACTATTCAGAATCTCAGTAAAAGATACGGGCGAATTCAGGCTCTTAAAAATGTATCTTTTAGCATACAAAAAGGCCATGTCTACGGAATTCTAGGCCCTAACGGAAGCGGAAAATCAACTACTCTTGGAATTGTTTTAAATGTTGTAAACAAAACTTCGGGCGATTATAAGTGGTTTGACGGAAACGTTGAAACGCATGAAGCTTTAAAAAAAGTTGGTGCTATTATCGAGCGTCCAAATTTTTATCCGTACATGACCGCCGAAGAAAACCTAAAACTGGTTTGTAAAATTAAAAGTATTGATTATTCTAAAATTAAAGAAAAACTTGATCTTGTTGGTTTAACCGAAAGAAAAGATTCAAAATTCAGCACTTTTTCTTTAGGTATGAAACAGCGTCTGGCCATTGCGTCGGCACTTTTAAATGATCCTGAAATTTTAATTCTCGATGAACCAACAAACGGTTTAGATCCGCAGGGAATTCATCAGATTAGAGATATTATTAAAGAAATTGCTTCGCAGGGAACTACCATTTTACTGGCTTCGCACTTATTAGACGAAGTCGAAAAAGTATGTTCGCACGTTATTGTTTTGCGAAAAGGCGAAGTTTTATATTCTGGTTCTGTAGATGGAATGTCGGCCAATGAAGGTTTCTTTGAAATTTCTTCAAATGATAACGCTGCATTGAAATCTGTTTTAGAAGGACATCAGGCAATAGCACAGATTAAAGACGAAGACGGAAAGGTTCTGGTGTATTTAAAATCTGATTTATCAGCTTCAGAATTGAATCAGTTTTTATTCTCAAAAAATATTGTCTTAAGTCATTTGGTAAAACGTAAAAATAGTCTGGAAGCACAGTTTTTAGAATTAACCAAAAATACCAATCCAAAAATCTAA
- a CDS encoding T9SS type B sorting domain-containing protein encodes MNAQFITVDDQRTPQQLIENTLVNSSCAAVTNMSGSGDNFTSGKNSFAYFNAGTSNFPFKEGIILATSTSANAIGPYLSSMGGGNQNWIGDSDLNNTLGISSINATFFEFDFVALTNFVSFNYVFASNEYQYYFPCEYSDGFAFLIKEEGTSDPYRNLAVLPNSNTPVSSTSVHPKIVPGIALNGDRYNGCDAINGNYFSKFNDNTSPINYAGQTVVMTAQTNVTAGKKYHIKLVIADDKNVYYDSAVFLEAGSFTSSIDFGPDRTTSNNSLLCFGDTFLLDPKLSASYSYKWFKNGVEIANTPTLNVTDSGDYKVEVTLSPSTCTIKGQIKIEYAPEILLTNTALLQCDDNSDGISIFNLTKVNNIVKNNVSSTTTEGYYTTLADAQSKTNKITSPANYTNTADNQIIYARLENEFGCYKTAEVTLQIAATSIADPAPISTCDGDGTQDGLYQFDLNAEVTPKITAGLPSGLTVNYYLTANDALTETNPQLNIFKNTTPYNQTIYARVVNGPDCYDVVPVPLVVNTFDPPNFENESEYLCKNDQITLTVAAGFSSYLWSNGETSNSAIISAPGDYSVTVKDANGCEKTKNFKVILSEPATITNAAVKDFSGNDNSVLIEYTGTGNYEFSLDGLTFQDNPLFTAVATGTYNAIAKDKNGCGLSNSFLLYVLDYPRFFTPNGDGYNDLWVIEDSNVLPNYTIHIFDRYGKFLKEMNQNSPGWNGLFNGQQLPSDDYWFTLTFADGRNVKGHFSLKR; translated from the coding sequence ATGAATGCACAATTTATTACAGTTGATGATCAGCGTACCCCACAGCAGCTCATTGAAAATACTTTAGTTAATAGTTCATGTGCTGCTGTAACAAATATGAGTGGAAGCGGAGACAATTTTACCTCAGGCAAAAATAGTTTTGCTTACTTTAATGCAGGTACAAGCAATTTCCCTTTTAAAGAAGGTATTATACTTGCAACTTCGACAAGTGCAAATGCTATTGGCCCCTATTTAAGCAGTATGGGAGGAGGAAACCAAAATTGGATTGGAGATTCTGATCTTAATAATACTTTAGGTATAAGTTCAATAAATGCTACTTTTTTTGAATTTGATTTTGTTGCATTAACAAATTTTGTAAGTTTCAATTATGTTTTTGCATCAAACGAATACCAGTATTATTTCCCATGTGAATATTCTGATGGATTTGCTTTTTTAATAAAAGAAGAAGGAACTTCAGATCCGTATAGGAATTTAGCGGTTTTGCCAAACTCAAATACGCCTGTTTCCTCTACAAGTGTACATCCAAAAATAGTACCCGGGATTGCTTTAAATGGAGATCGTTACAATGGATGTGATGCAATAAATGGAAATTATTTTTCTAAATTTAATGATAACACCAGCCCTATTAATTACGCAGGCCAAACTGTTGTTATGACGGCGCAGACGAATGTAACTGCTGGAAAAAAATATCACATAAAACTAGTTATTGCAGATGATAAAAATGTGTATTATGACTCAGCAGTTTTTTTAGAAGCTGGAAGTTTTACTTCAAGTATAGATTTTGGTCCTGATAGAACCACATCTAATAATAGTTTATTATGCTTTGGTGATACTTTTTTACTTGATCCTAAATTATCTGCTTCGTACTCTTACAAATGGTTTAAAAATGGTGTAGAAATTGCAAATACACCAACTTTAAATGTTACTGATTCTGGCGATTACAAGGTCGAAGTTACATTAAGTCCCAGCACCTGCACCATAAAAGGGCAGATTAAAATTGAGTATGCGCCTGAAATCCTTTTAACAAACACTGCACTTTTACAATGTGATGATAACAGCGATGGAATTTCAATTTTCAATCTTACTAAAGTAAATAATATTGTAAAAAATAATGTTTCGAGCACTACAACTGAAGGTTATTACACAACATTAGCTGATGCTCAATCTAAAACAAATAAAATCACCTCGCCTGCTAATTATACAAATACTGCTGACAATCAAATCATTTACGCCCGTTTAGAAAATGAGTTTGGATGCTACAAAACGGCCGAAGTAACATTACAAATCGCTGCAACATCAATTGCTGATCCTGCTCCTATAAGTACTTGTGATGGAGATGGAACTCAGGATGGACTATATCAGTTTGATCTTAATGCTGAAGTTACTCCAAAAATTACGGCAGGACTTCCGAGTGGTTTAACTGTAAATTATTATTTGACAGCTAATGATGCTTTAACAGAAACAAACCCGCAATTAAATATCTTTAAAAACACAACTCCTTATAATCAAACTATTTACGCACGAGTTGTAAATGGTCCGGATTGTTATGATGTTGTACCTGTTCCTCTCGTCGTAAATACTTTTGATCCGCCAAATTTTGAAAATGAATCTGAATATTTATGCAAAAATGATCAAATCACTTTAACCGTTGCAGCTGGATTCAGCAGTTATTTGTGGAGTAATGGAGAAACTTCAAATTCAGCAATAATTAGTGCTCCCGGCGATTACTCTGTAACAGTAAAAGATGCAAACGGCTGTGAAAAAACTAAAAATTTTAAAGTCATATTATCAGAACCAGCTACAATAACAAATGCTGCTGTTAAAGATTTTTCCGGAAATGACAATTCTGTTTTAATAGAATATACCGGAACCGGAAACTACGAATTCTCTTTAGATGGATTAACTTTTCAAGATAATCCTTTGTTTACAGCTGTTGCAACAGGAACTTATAATGCAATTGCAAAAGATAAAAATGGCTGCGGATTATCAAATTCATTTTTGTTATATGTTTTAGATTATCCTAGATTTTTTACTCCAAACGGAGACGGTTATAATGACTTATGGGTTATCGAAGATTCTAATGTACTGCCTAATTACACAATTCATATTTTTGACCGCTATGGGAAATTTTTAAAAGAGATGAATCAAAACAGTCCGGGCTGGAACGGATTATTTAATGGACAGCAGCTCCCGTCTGATGATTATTGGTTTACTTTGACCTTTGCAGACGGCAGAAATGTAAAAGGTCATTTTAGCTTGAAAAGATAA
- a CDS encoding SdiA-regulated/phytase-like domain-containing protein translates to MKKTFLIAVSIVLLACQQQSGNDLKMLYSLPKKLKEVSGITYFPETNIIYTLEDSGNKNALYAINSKGKLQKTITISNASNVDWEDITKDKAGNIYIGDFGNNDNKRRDLCIYKVAKNQLSKDAASAEYKISFSYPEQTEFPPKKKEMFYDVEGFFEQNGYFYLFTKNRSKGFDGTAFIYKIKNAAGTQKAVKIGEFKTCNNYNHCVLTSASISPDGKKVALLSHDKVLLFKGFKGDLFHKGTQTQIELNHFSQKEAIVFKDNNTLLIADEKADKIGGNVYEFKLK, encoded by the coding sequence ATGAAAAAAACTTTTTTAATAGCCGTTTCTATAGTATTATTAGCTTGCCAGCAGCAATCAGGCAACGATTTGAAAATGCTTTATTCGCTTCCGAAGAAATTAAAAGAAGTTTCTGGAATTACTTATTTTCCTGAAACCAATATAATTTACACTCTTGAAGACAGCGGTAATAAAAATGCTCTTTATGCCATTAATTCTAAAGGGAAATTACAAAAAACGATTACAATCTCGAACGCTTCAAATGTTGATTGGGAAGATATTACAAAAGATAAAGCCGGTAATATTTATATTGGGGATTTTGGAAACAATGATAACAAACGCAGAGATTTGTGTATTTACAAAGTTGCCAAAAATCAGTTAAGTAAAGATGCGGCTTCCGCCGAATATAAAATCTCATTTTCTTATCCTGAACAAACTGAATTTCCGCCAAAGAAAAAAGAAATGTTTTATGATGTGGAAGGTTTTTTTGAACAAAATGGCTATTTCTACCTTTTTACAAAAAACAGAAGCAAAGGTTTTGACGGAACAGCTTTTATCTACAAAATCAAAAATGCAGCCGGAACTCAAAAAGCCGTAAAAATAGGAGAGTTTAAAACCTGCAATAATTACAATCATTGTGTTTTGACCAGTGCGTCAATAAGTCCTGACGGAAAAAAAGTGGCTTTGTTAAGCCACGATAAAGTTCTTTTATTTAAAGGTTTTAAAGGAGATTTATTTCACAAAGGAACTCAAACCCAAATAGAATTAAATCATTTTTCTCAAAAAGAAGCAATAGTTTTCAAAGACAATAATACCTTGCTTATCGCAGATGAAAAAGCCGATAAAATAGGAGGGAACGTCTACGAATTTAAATTGAAATAA